The Lysobacter gummosus genome includes a region encoding these proteins:
- a CDS encoding N-acetylmuramoyl-L-alanine amidase, with amino-acid sequence MTFPFRSWHPLAFALAVSVLAAAGCASAPPHNPLAQWHPSPNYNERRAQLIVLHHTQQDSVERSLLTLRTRNSQGQVSAHYLIGEDGRIYQLVAEDQRAWHAGAGRWGDIWDLNSTSIGIEIDNDGSEPFAEPQIQSLLKLLGDITTRLGIPRYMIVAHGDIAPTRKTDPSVLFPWARLAQAGFGLWPRDDRPAPPPGFDAWAALRLVGYDLREPGAALAAFHRHFRGNEMREWQRGDAEILYDLQRQLMALPEGAPPPPAAPPLR; translated from the coding sequence ATGACTTTCCCGTTCCGTTCCTGGCATCCGCTGGCCTTCGCGCTGGCCGTCAGCGTGCTCGCCGCGGCCGGTTGCGCCAGCGCGCCGCCGCACAATCCGCTGGCGCAGTGGCATCCCTCGCCGAACTACAACGAACGCCGCGCGCAGTTGATCGTGCTGCACCACACCCAGCAGGACAGCGTCGAGCGCTCGCTGCTGACCCTGCGCACGCGCAACTCGCAAGGGCAGGTCAGCGCGCACTATCTGATCGGCGAGGACGGCCGCATCTATCAACTGGTCGCCGAAGACCAGCGCGCCTGGCATGCCGGCGCCGGCCGCTGGGGCGATATCTGGGATCTGAATTCGACCTCCATCGGCATCGAGATCGACAACGACGGCAGCGAGCCGTTCGCCGAGCCGCAGATTCAAAGCCTGCTGAAACTGCTCGGCGACATCACCACGCGGCTGGGCATTCCGCGTTACATGATCGTCGCCCACGGCGACATCGCGCCCACGCGCAAGACCGATCCTAGCGTGTTGTTCCCGTGGGCGCGTCTGGCGCAGGCCGGCTTCGGCCTGTGGCCGCGCGACGACCGGCCGGCGCCGCCGCCGGGATTCGACGCCTGGGCGGCGTTGCGTCTGGTCGGTTACGACCTGCGCGAACCCGGCGCGGCGCTGGCCGCGTTCCATCGTCACTTTCGCGGCAACGAAATGCGCGAATGGCAGCGGGGCGATGCGGAGATCCTCTACGACCTGCAACGGCAATTGATGGCGCTGCCCGAAGGCGCGCCGCCGCCGCCGGCCGCGCCGCCGTTGCGTTGA
- a CDS encoding NADPH-dependent FMN reductase: protein MTSPLRLALILGSAREGRFCDVVAEWAQRRVVRHGGFEIDRIDPLDWPLSGRINRSDEAQLQQLRERLHAADGFLVITPEYNHGYPAALKALIDACYEPWRAKPVAFVSYGASSGGLRAIEQLRQVYGELHAVTLRDCVNLVHAWRQFGVDGELREPQAAHQAMTTTLARLSWWAWALRDARTAMPYEAAA from the coding sequence ATGACTTCTCCCCTACGGCTCGCGCTGATTCTCGGCAGCGCGCGCGAAGGCCGCTTCTGCGACGTGGTCGCCGAATGGGCACAGCGGCGCGTTGTGCGCCACGGCGGTTTCGAGATCGACCGCATCGATCCGCTCGACTGGCCGCTGTCGGGCCGCATCAACCGCAGCGACGAAGCGCAATTGCAGCAACTGCGCGAACGCCTGCACGCGGCCGATGGATTCCTGGTGATCACGCCCGAGTACAACCACGGCTATCCGGCCGCGCTCAAGGCCTTGATCGACGCGTGCTACGAACCCTGGCGCGCCAAGCCGGTGGCGTTCGTCAGCTACGGCGCCAGTTCCGGCGGCCTGCGCGCGATCGAGCAATTGCGCCAGGTGTACGGCGAGCTGCATGCGGTGACCTTGCGCGACTGCGTCAACCTGGTCCATGCCTGGCGCCAGTTCGGCGTCGACGGGGAATTGCGCGAACCGCAGGCCGCGCATCAGGCCATGACCACCACGCTCGCGCGCCTGAGCTGGTGGGCGTGGGCGCTGCGCGACGCGCGCACGGCGATGCCGTACGAAGCCGCGGCTTGA